The DNA segment TACGAAATCCGGTGGTTCGGCACGCGACCACGAGTTCGAGATAAAGTCGTCGACTGGAGCGGCGGGCTCACACTCGACGCCGGTTCGTTCACCGATGTCGAACCCTTTGGCTTCCAGCATCCCGAACACGGGCTGACGTCGACAACTACGTCGAGTCTGGAGTGGATCAGCAAAACCGCGGGCAACCATCAGGGAGTTCGTTTCGATGTCGACGCCCCGGCGGACGCAACGGTCTCACTCCACACGCCGATGTACAACGGTTCGTTCCACATCGACACGATTAGCGACGACCGCATCAGCGACTTCGATTCGGTCGACGGAGAAATCGTCTGCCGTGAGATCGGAGCTACGACCACGACTGATACGACTTTGACGTTCACCGACGACCCAGACCCAGGCACTCACATCTACCACGTCAGGGTTCGACAAGCTGACGGTGAGATGGCTTGGGGTTCACCCATCTCCGTTATGACCGAGCACTGACCCACTCAATCGAGTTCCATCCGATAGTTCGCATCAGTCTCGACGTCGTCGTACATCCGGTCGAGCACGTCGAGTGTAGATTCGAAGGTTACGTAGTGTTCGCTGGCGTATTCGACTGTCTCTTCGAGCGGGATGACGGGCCGGCCATCGACCATGTCGGTCGTGATGTCTGGCTGTAGCTCGAGGACGATCTGTATCGCCCCGTCAACCTCCTTTGCCGGAAGGCGTTCCTGTGTTGCTGGGAGTCCGAACTGGGAGAAGAAAGTCGTCCACGCATCGAATTCAGACTCGGTAACCGCGATGAACAGCGGATAATCGTCTGGGGTACGCGCGACCTGGTAGCCGCCGCGAGTCCAGACGTAGCCGCGGGCAGGAGGTATGATGTAGTGGACTGGGACACCCCTCGTCCCGAGTGAAAGCATGCTATGGAAGGGTCCTGTGGTGAGGGGGTGCTTTCGGACAGGGGGGTGACGCCTAAACCAGTTGGATATTCATGGTGAAGAATATTGTCTGGCTTCCGTGTGGGATGATACTGCATGCCAACTGACAGACTACAGGATGTTCCGGGATTCGATATCGACGAGGTCGCCGATGCCGCAGGCGACGATCCCGAGGTGTTGCGACTCGAAAACCTCGACGTGAACCTCATGTCCGAGTTGCTGCCTGAAGAGGTGAAGTCGGCAACTCGTGACGCTGTAGGTACGTTCGACGCGAACAGTTACCTCCCATTCATCGGGAAGAAAGACCTTCGTGAAGCGGTGGCACGCCAGACGAATGACCGCTCGGGTCACGACTACGGTGCTGAAAACGTCGTTATCACCTGTAGCACGGGGGAGAGTGTTCTCGATGCTCTCCTTGCGATGATCGACCCTGGAGACGAGGTCGTCCTGACGGATCCGATTTACGCTGGTATGATAAATCGGACGCGCCTCGCTGGCGGTGAACCATCGTTCGTACCGTACGTGAATGCTGGTGACGAGTGGCGGTTGGACGTCGAGGTACTTCGGGAAACTGTGAGCGACGACACCGAAGTACTCCTGCTGGTCAATCCGTCCATGCCGTCCGGGGCAGTCCTGAGTCGTGAGGAGTGGGAGACGATTCGCGACCTCTGCCAGGAACACGACATCTGGTTGCTCTACAACGCGATTTGGGAGTCAGTGCTATTCGACGATCTGCCACTGATTCATCCTGTCTCCCTGCCTGGAATGGCTGAGCGGACCGTTATCGCTGGCTCAGTGACGAAATCATACGGGATGATTGGCTGGCGCGTGGGCTGGATCGTCGGCCCCGAAGAGTTCATGAACGACGCTGCTCGGACCCACATCTACAACACGACAACGCCTGGTGGCATCGGACAGGCAGGCGCGCTCGCTGCCCTCGAGTCCGACTTCGAACCAAGCGAGTACGTACCCGAACTGCAGCGTCGGCGGGATACAGTCACCGAGCAATTACGCGATATTGGCGTCACCACGATTCCCTCGAAAGGTGGATGGATGCAACTGATGAACGTTGAGGAGCTGGGTTACGATTCTTCGACGGCGTCGGATCTCCTTCTGGAGGAAAGTAAGGTCGCTGCGACACCGATGCGCCACTGGGGTGACGAGAACAGCGATCAGTACGTCCGGATCGTCTTCAGCAACGAGCCTGTCGAGCGACTCGAAGAACTCGGGGATCGAGTCGAATCCGCGCTTCTGTAGTAGCTTCAACCTTTGGACAGTTTGGTGTTATAACCTCTCCACAAACCCTAAAATTATTTTTCAATAGAGGGTCTGATATTCTCGAAGTGCTAATTTAGCTCTCCACTATATTTAATACACCCTCCAATTGCTGGCATTCACCTTAACCAATGATACTGAGTACCTAATGACATGGGAATAGAGAGGAATACAACTAACTCGATGCCTGCGGCGGCGGATGTCATCGAACAAGTTGGGTCGATTAAAGAAACGGGGACTATCCCCTCCCAGATCCACAACGACGACGAGATTCACCAGCTGGAACTTGAGCGAGTTTTCAGTGATACTTGGGTACTCGTTGGTCACGAATCGGAGATTCCGGAGCCGGGTGACTACGCGAAACGCTACATCGGGGACAGTCCTTTCATATTCGTCCGCGACGACACCGGTGAAGTACAGGTCCTCTTCGACTCGTGCCAACACCGGGGCACGACGGTCGTCCGTGCTGAACAGGGCAACACGTCGTACTTCCGGTGTCCGTACCACAACTGGACGTACGATACCACGGGAGAACTTGTCGGTGTCCCACACAAAGAAGAGTTCTTCAAGGAGCTCGATACCTGTGAGTACGCCCTTGACTCTGCGCCACAGGTCGATAGTTACCGCGGTCTCGTGTTCGCGTGTCTCTCTGCCGATGCTCCGTCACTGGAGGAGTATCTCGGCGATTTCACGTGGTATCTCGACCTCCATCTGCAGTTTGCTGATGGCGGGATGGAAGTGGTTGGGGAGCCCATTCGGTGGGAGATCGATACGAACTGGAAGATTGGGGCTGACAATTTCACCGGCGATTCCTATCACACGCTTGCGACACACAAGTCTGCCATGGACTTGGATATCTTCCCGCCGGAACTCTCAGCGGCCGGGGCGGAGCGAACTCCCGCAGACATCACTGAGTGTAGCGGGCACTCCTGCATGCTTGCGTATCTGGAGAACCAGGAGTACGCAGGTGGCTACCCGGAGGACATCTTCACGGATACTCACCTCTCCGATGACCAGCTTCGGCTCGCGAAACGACTGGTCTCGAGTGTCGGTACCGTCTTCCCGAACATGTCGTTCCTCCAGATGAACCTCAACCCTGATCCGGAGAACCGCGAGGTTACGGCGTTTCTGAACGTCCGAAAGTGGCAGCCTGTCGGGCCAAAGAAAACGCAGGTATGGAACTGGATTCTCGTTCCCCGGGGTGCCTCTGAGGAGTTCAAACAGCGCGCATACGATACCGGCATCGGAACGTTCAGCGTGGCTGGAAACTTCGAGGTCGACGACTTCGCAGTCTGGGACGGCATCGCAGAAGCAGCCGGGAGTACGTTCGGGAAGAAGATCGGACGTGAATCGAACTTCCAGATGGGAGTCGGTGATATGAGTGATTCGGACGAGATTTCGGACGAGTTCCCGGGACCTGGGGAAGTGTACGGCACGAACTTTGAGGATGGAACGATGCAGACGTTCTATCAGAGCTGGTACCGTGCGATGACTGGCCAGCACATTGACCCGGAGGATAGCCAATGAGCGACCGATTCGAACTCCGACTGCAGTGTGAGGAATTCCTCTACAGGGAGGCCGAGTTCCTCGACGACGGCAGGCTCCACGATTGGCTCGAACTGCTGACTGACGATGTCGAGTATCGCGTTCCCAGACGAGTCACCCGTGAACGGGGGAGTGAAGAGTCTGAGTTCAGTG comes from the Haloarchaeobius salinus genome and includes:
- a CDS encoding aromatic ring-hydroxylating oxygenase subunit alpha; this translates as MGIERNTTNSMPAAADVIEQVGSIKETGTIPSQIHNDDEIHQLELERVFSDTWVLVGHESEIPEPGDYAKRYIGDSPFIFVRDDTGEVQVLFDSCQHRGTTVVRAEQGNTSYFRCPYHNWTYDTTGELVGVPHKEEFFKELDTCEYALDSAPQVDSYRGLVFACLSADAPSLEEYLGDFTWYLDLHLQFADGGMEVVGEPIRWEIDTNWKIGADNFTGDSYHTLATHKSAMDLDIFPPELSAAGAERTPADITECSGHSCMLAYLENQEYAGGYPEDIFTDTHLSDDQLRLAKRLVSSVGTVFPNMSFLQMNLNPDPENREVTAFLNVRKWQPVGPKKTQVWNWILVPRGASEEFKQRAYDTGIGTFSVAGNFEVDDFAVWDGIAEAAGSTFGKKIGRESNFQMGVGDMSDSDEISDEFPGPGEVYGTNFEDGTMQTFYQSWYRAMTGQHIDPEDSQ
- a CDS encoding pyridoxal phosphate-dependent aminotransferase; amino-acid sequence: MPTDRLQDVPGFDIDEVADAAGDDPEVLRLENLDVNLMSELLPEEVKSATRDAVGTFDANSYLPFIGKKDLREAVARQTNDRSGHDYGAENVVITCSTGESVLDALLAMIDPGDEVVLTDPIYAGMINRTRLAGGEPSFVPYVNAGDEWRLDVEVLRETVSDDTEVLLLVNPSMPSGAVLSREEWETIRDLCQEHDIWLLYNAIWESVLFDDLPLIHPVSLPGMAERTVIAGSVTKSYGMIGWRVGWIVGPEEFMNDAARTHIYNTTTPGGIGQAGALAALESDFEPSEYVPELQRRRDTVTEQLRDIGVTTIPSKGGWMQLMNVEELGYDSSTASDLLLEESKVAATPMRHWGDENSDQYVRIVFSNEPVERLEELGDRVESALL